The Desulfovibrio sp. Fe33 genome includes a window with the following:
- a CDS encoding RNA polymerase sigma factor, which translates to MKDKREAEIIREILLGDVHAYGSLVRDYQRPVFNLMLRMTGDEDIAADLAQDAFVRAYEKLGSFNQRRRFFPWLYTLALNVARDWRRREGRDRHVFVEDAAVLVREQDRLDEPKAVNDRIDGAKAFEAVMDLDPKYREALILRFRHDFSMQEIAETLGIGISAAKMRLSRGLDLVRRQFDGGVHD; encoded by the coding sequence ATGAAAGACAAGCGCGAAGCGGAAATCATACGGGAAATACTGCTGGGCGACGTTCATGCGTATGGCTCGCTGGTACGCGATTACCAGCGGCCTGTGTTTAATCTTATGCTTCGCATGACGGGCGACGAGGACATCGCCGCCGATCTCGCCCAGGATGCCTTTGTCCGGGCCTACGAGAAACTGGGCTCGTTCAATCAGCGTAGGCGGTTTTTCCCATGGCTGTACACGCTGGCGTTGAATGTGGCCCGGGACTGGCGCCGCCGGGAAGGCAGGGACAGGCATGTGTTCGTCGAGGATGCGGCGGTTCTCGTCCGCGAGCAGGACAGGCTTGACGAGCCGAAGGCCGTGAATGACCGAATCGACGGGGCCAAGGCCTTCGAGGCCGTGATGGACCTTGATCCGAAATACCGCGAGGCGCTCATTCTCAGGTTTCGCCATGATTTTTCCATGCAGGAGATCGCGGAGACCCTGGGAATCGGAATCAGCGCCGCGAAGATGCGCCTGAGCAGGGGATTGGACCTGGTCAGGCGGCAGTTCGACGGGGGAGTTCATGACTGA
- a CDS encoding glycogen-binding domain-containing protein yields MTEKQDKTHMEDIILNAVRNGPEVDPPADLTRRIMGRLHPKRPSVWTRLRLWLLQPWVVAVRPVTAIPAMTLAVALLVLGFAAVREPAGNGLPGLAPVRFILHDAGMHARNVSVVGSFNHWQADRSVMWYSPEARAWVLEAQLPPGDYEYLFLVNGNQFVPDPNAPMSSDDGFGHKNSIVFVNGKNEQAL; encoded by the coding sequence ATGACTGAAAAACAAGACAAAACCCATATGGAAGACATTATCCTCAACGCCGTGCGGAACGGCCCCGAGGTCGATCCTCCGGCTGATCTGACCCGCCGGATCATGGGCAGACTGCACCCGAAGCGGCCGTCCGTTTGGACCCGGCTGCGGCTGTGGCTCCTGCAACCCTGGGTGGTGGCCGTCAGGCCCGTTACGGCCATTCCGGCCATGACGCTGGCGGTGGCCCTGCTTGTGCTGGGCTTCGCGGCCGTCCGCGAACCTGCGGGAAACGGCTTGCCCGGGCTCGCCCCGGTCAGGTTCATCCTGCATGATGCGGGGATGCACGCCCGCAACGTCTCGGTTGTAGGTTCTTTCAACCATTGGCAGGCCGATCGTTCGGTCATGTGGTACAGCCCGGAAGCACGGGCCTGGGTGCTCGAAGCCCAGCTCCCTCCGGGCGATTACGAGTACCTTTTCCTGGTGAACGGGAACCAGTTCGTGCCCGATCCCAACGCCCCCATGTCCAGCGACGACGGGTTCGGCCACAAGAATTCCATAGTGTTCGTGAACGGCAAAAATGAACAAGCTCTGTAG